The Ictidomys tridecemlineatus isolate mIctTri1 chromosome 6, mIctTri1.hap1, whole genome shotgun sequence genome includes a region encoding these proteins:
- the Tns2 gene encoding tensin-2 isoform X12: MGWPGGPPCCCPAPPRPRPAGRPPQPRKAEPHSFREKVFRKKAPVCAVCKVTIDGTGVSCRVCKVATHRKCESKVTSSCQALPPAELRRNTAPVRRIEHLGSTKSLNHSRQRSTLPRSFSLDPLMERRWDLDLTYVTERILAAAFPARPDEQRHRGHLRELAHVLQSKHQDKYLLFNLSEKRHDLTRLNPKVQDFGWPELHAPPLDKLCSICKAMETWLSADPQHVVVLYCKGSKGKLGVIVSAYMHYSKISAGADQALATLTMRKFCEDKVATELQPSQRRYISYFSGLLSGSIRMNSSPLFLHYVLVPMLPAFEPSTGFQPFLKIYQSMQLVYTSGVYHIAGPGPQQLCISLEPALLLKGDVMVTCYHKGGRGTDRTLVFRVQFHTCTIHGPRLSFPKDQLDEAWADEKFPFQASVEFVFSSSPEKMKGNVPRNDPSVSVDYNTADPAVRWDSYENFNQHHEDSADGSLAHTRGPLDGSPYAQVQRAPRQTPPAPSPEPPPPPMLSVSSDSGHSSTLTTEPTAESPGRPPPSAAERQELDRLLGGCGVTSGGRGAGRETAILDDEEQPPMGGGPLLGIYSGHRPGLSRHCSCRQGYREPCGIPNGGYYRAEGTLERRRLPYGGYEGPPQGYAEASVEKRRLCRSLSEGPYPYPPELGKPANGDFGYRSPGYREVVILEDPGVPALCSCPACEEKLALPTAALYGLRLEREAGEGWAGEAGKPLLHPVRPGHPLPLLVPSCGHHHAPMPDYSCLKPHKAGEEGHEGCSYAICPEGRYGHPGYPALVTYGYGGAVPSYCPAYGRVPHSCGSPGEGRGYPSPSAHSPRAGSVSPGSPPYPQPRKLSYEIPAEEEGDKYPLPGHLSSAGPLASAVESPESVSWREGPSGHSTLPRSPRDAQGSASSELSGPSTPLHTSSPVQGKESTRRQDTRSPTLAPTQRLSPGKALPRVSQGGTEKAPELPARSGPEPQSPSPFSPASPPSSPNDWPQERSPGSHSDGASPRGSVPTTLPGLRHAPWQGPRGPPDSPDGSPLTPVPTQMPWLVASPEPPQSSPTPAFPLAVSYDTNGPTQPPLPEKRHLPGSGQQPGPWGLEQASPPTRGTSHHVTFAPLLLDNTTQLPEPPTQENQSNVKFVQDTSKFWYKPHLSRDQAIALLKDKDPGAFLIRDSHSFQGAYGLALKVATPPPSAQAWKGDPLEQLVRHFLIETGPKGVKIKGCPSEPYFGSLSALVSQHSISPISLPCCLRIPSKDPLEETPEAPVPTNMSTAADLLRQGAACSVLYLTSVETESLTGPQAVARASSAALSCSPRPTPAVVHFKVSAQGITLTDNQRKLFFRRHYPVSSITFSSTDPQDRRWTNPDGTTSKIFGFVAKKPGSPWENVCHLFAELDPDQPAGAIVTFITKVLLGQRK; encoded by the exons ATGGGCTGGCCCGGGGGCCCTCCCTGCTGCTGCCCCGCCCCGCCGCGCCCCCGTCCCGCCGGGCGCCCCCCACAG CCTAGGAAAGCTGAGCCACATAGCTTCCGAGAGAAGGTTTTCCGGAAGAAAGCTCCAGTGTGTGCAGTGTGTAAAGTGACCATCGATGGGACAGGCGTCTCCTGTAGAG TCTGCAAGGTGGCCACACACAGAAAATGTGAATCAAAG GTGACTTCCTCCTGTCAGGCCCTGCCCCCTGCAGAGCTG CGGCGAAACACGGCCCCAGTGAGGCGCATAGAGCACCTG GGATCCACCAAGTCCCTGAACCACTCAAGGCAGCGCAGCACTCTGCCCAG GAGCTTCAGCTTGGACCCACTCATGGAGCGGCGCTGGGACTTGGACCTCACCTACGTGACAGAGCGTATCTTGGCCGCCGCCTTCCCTGCTCGGCCAGATGAGCAGCGACACAGGGGCCACCTGCGAGAGCTGGCCCACGTGCTGCAATCCAAGCACCAGGACAAGTACTTG CTCTTCAACCTTTCAGAGAAAAGGCATGACCTTACCCGCCTGAACCCCAAG GTCCAGGACTTTGGCTGGCCTGAGCTGCATGCCCCACCTCTGGACAAACTGTGCTCCATCTGCAAGGCCATGGAGACCTGGCTCAGTGCCGACCCGCAGCATGTGGTGGTACTATACTGCAAG ggGAGCAAAGGCAAGCTTGGAGTCATCGTGTCTGCCTACATGCACTACAGCAAGATCTCTGCGGG GGCAGACCAGGCACTAGCTACTCTTACCATGCGAAAATTTTGCGAGGACAAGGTGGCCACAGAACTGCAGCCTTCCCAGCGCCG ATACATCAGCTATTTCAGTGGGCTGCTGTCTGGCTCCATCAGAATGAACAGCAGCCCTCTTTTCCTGCACTATGTGCTTGTGCCCATGCTGCCAGCCTTTGAACCCAGCACAG GCTTCCAGCCCTTCCTCAAAATATACCAGTCCATGCAGCTCGTGTACACATCTGGAGTCTA tcacATCGCAGGTCCTGGTCCCCAGCAGCTTTGCATTAGCTTGGAGCCAGCCCTTCTTCTCAAAGGCGACGTCATG gtaACCTGCTATCACAAGGGTGGCCGCGGGACAGACCGAACCCTTGTGTTCCGAGTCCAGTTCCACACATGCACCATCCATGGACCACGGCTTTCCTTCCCCAAGGACCAGCTGGATGAGGCCTGGGCTG ATGAGAAGTTCCCCTTCCAGGCCTCGGTGGAGTTTGTCTTCTCCTCAAGCCCAGAGAAGATGAAAG GCAACGTCCCCCGGAATGACCCCTCAGTCTCTGTGGACTACAACACTGCAGACCCTGCCGTCCGCTGGGACTCGTATGAGAATTTCAATCAGCACCACGAGGACAGTGCGGACG GCTCGCTGGCCCACACGCGGGGTCCCCTGGACGGCAGTCCTTATGCTCAGGTGCAGCGTGCCCCCCGCCAGACCCCGCCGGCACCCTCTCCagagccacccccaccccctatGCTCTCTGTCAGCAGCGACTCCGGCCATTCCTCCACGCTGACCACAGAGCCAACTGCCGAGTCCCCTGGCCGGCCGCCCCCGTCAGCTGCAGAGCGCCAAGAGCTCGATCGCCTCCTGGGAGGCTGTGGAGTGACCAGTGGGGGCCGGGGGGCAGGGCGTGAGACGGCCATCCTAGATGATGAGGAGCAGCCCCCCATGGGCGGAGGCCCCCTCCTTGGGATCTATTCAGGCCACAGGCCTGGCCTCAGCCGCCACTGCTCCTGCCGCCAGGGCTACCGGGAACCCTGTGGGATCCCCAATGGGGGCTACTACCGGGCCGAGGGAACCCTGGAGAGGCGGCGGCTGCCCTATGGGGGTTATGAGGGACCCCCGCAGGGCTATGCTGAGGCCTCTGTGGAAAAGAGGCGCCTCTGTCGATCACTGTCCGAGGGGCCATACCCCTACCCACCTGAGCTGGGGAAACCCGCCAATGGGGACTTCGGCTACCGCTCTCCGGGCTACCGGGAGGTGGTGATCTTGGAGGACCCTGGAGTGCCTGCCTTATGCTCATGCCCAGCATGTGAGGAAAAGCTGGCGCTGCCCACTGCAGCCCTGTATGGACTTCGGCTAGAGAGGGAGGCTGGAGAGGGGTGGGCTGGTGAAGCTGGCAAACCTCTCCTGCACCCAGTGCGGCCTGGGCACCCGTTGCCTCTGTTGGTGCCTTCCTGTGGGCACCACCATGCCCCGATGCCTGACTACAGCTGCCTGAAGCCACATAAGGCAGGCGAGGAAGGGCATGAGGGCTGCTCCTATGCCATTTGTCCAGAAGGCAGGTATGGGCATCCAGGGTACCCTGCCCTGGTGACCTATGGCTATGGAGGAGCAGTTCCCAGTTACTGCCCAGCATATGGCCGGGTGCCTCACAGCTGTGGATCTCCAGGCGAGGGCAGAGGGTATCCCAGCCCTAGTGCCCACTCACCACGGGCTGGCTCCGTTTCCCCTGGCAGCCCACCCTACCCACAACCCAGGAAGCTGAGCTATGAGATCCCTGCAGAAGAGGAAGGGGATAAGTACCCACTGCCCGGGCACCTGTCCTCAGCAGGACCCTTGGCATCTGCAG TGGAGTCACCTGAGTCAGTGTCCTGGAGGGAGGGCCCCAGTGGGCACAGCACACTGCCTCGGTCTCCCCGAGATGCCCAGGGCAGTGCCTCTTCAGAGCTGTCTGGTCCCTCTACACCCCTGCACACCAGCAGCCCAGTCCAGGGCAAGGAAAG CACCCGAAGACAGGACACCAGGTCCCCCACCTTGGCACCCACTCAGAGACTGAGTCCTGGCAAGGCCTTGCCCCGTGTTTCCCAAGGAGGCACTGAAAAGGCACCTGAGCTGCCAGCTAGAAGTGGGCCTGAGCCTCAGAGTCCTAGCCccttctccccagcctcccctcccagcTCACCCAATGACTGGCCTCAGGAAAGAAGCCCAGGGAGCCACTCAGACGGTGCCAGTCCTCGGGGCTCTGTGCCCACTACACTGCCTGGTCTCCGTCATGCCCCCTGGCAGGGCCCTCGAGGCCCCCCAGATAGCCCAGATGGGTCTCCCCTCACCCCTGTGCCTACTCAGATGCCCTGGCTTGTGGCCAGCCCAGAGCCACCTCAGAGTTCACCCACACCTGCCTTCCCCCTCGCTGTATCCTATGACACCAATGGTCCCACTCAGCCTCCACTTCCTGAGAAACGCCACCTGCCAGGGTCCGGGCAACAGCCAGGACCCTGGGGTCTAGAGCAGGCATCACCACCAACCAGAGGTACCAGTCACCATGTCACCTTCGCACCTCTGCTCCTGGATAATACAACCCAACTGCCAG AGCCCCCTACACAAGAGAACCAAAGCAATGTCAAGTTTGTCCAGGATACATCTAAGTTCTGGTATAAGCCACACCTGTCCCGTGACCAAG CCATTGCCCTGCTGAAGGACAAGGACCCTGGGGCCTTTCTGATCAGGGACAGTCATTCATTCCAAGGAGCCTATGGGTTAGCCCTCAAGGTGGCTACACCTCCACCTAGTGCCCAGGCCTGGAAAG GGGACCCCTTGGAACAGCTAGTCCGCCATTTCCTCATTGAGACTGGGCCCAAAGGGGTGAAGATCAAAGGTTGTCCCAGTGAACCCTACTTTG GCAGCCTGTCCGCCCTGGTCTCCCAACACTCCATCTCCCCCATTTCCCTGCCCTGCTGCCTGCGCATTCCCAGCAAAG ATCCTCTGGAAGAGACTCCTGAGGCTCCAGTGCCCACCAACATGAGCACAGCAGCAGACCTGCTGCGCCAGGGTGCTG CATGCAGTGTACTGTACCTGACGTCAGTGGAGACAGAGTCACTGACTGGCCCTCAAGCTGTGGCCAGAGCCAGCTCTGCAGCTTTGAGCTGCAGCCCCCGCCCAACACCAGCTGTTGTCCACTTCAAGGTCTCAGCTCAGGGCATTACACTGACCGACAACCAAAGGAA GCTTTTCTTTCGCCGCCATTACCCAGTGAGCAGCATCACCTTCTCCAGCACTGACCCTCAGGACCGAAG ATGGACCAATCCAGATGGGACCACCTCCAA GATCTTTGGTTTTGTGGCCAAGAAGCCGGGTAGCCCCTGGGAAAATGTGTGTCACCTTTTTGCGGAGCTTGACCCAGATCAGCCTGCAGGTGCCATTGTCACCTTTATCACCAAAGTTCTACTAGGccagagaaaatga
- the Tns2 gene encoding tensin-2 isoform X14: protein MRKFCEDKVATELQPSQRRYISYFSGLLSGSIRMNSSPLFLHYVLVPMLPAFEPSTGFQPFLKIYQSMQLVYTSGVYHIAGPGPQQLCISLEPALLLKGDVMVTCYHKGGRGTDRTLVFRVQFHTCTIHGPRLSFPKDQLDEAWADEKFPFQASVEFVFSSSPEKMKGNVPRNDPSVSVDYNTADPAVRWDSYENFNQHHEDSADGSLAHTRGPLDGSPYAQVQRAPRQTPPAPSPEPPPPPMLSVSSDSGHSSTLTTEPTAESPGRPPPSAAERQELDRLLGGCGVTSGGRGAGRETAILDDEEQPPMGGGPLLGIYSGHRPGLSRHCSCRQGYREPCGIPNGGYYRAEGTLERRRLPYGGYEGPPQGYAEASVEKRRLCRSLSEGPYPYPPELGKPANGDFGYRSPGYREVVILEDPGVPALCSCPACEEKLALPTAALYGLRLEREAGEGWAGEAGKPLLHPVRPGHPLPLLVPSCGHHHAPMPDYSCLKPHKAGEEGHEGCSYAICPEGRYGHPGYPALVTYGYGGAVPSYCPAYGRVPHSCGSPGEGRGYPSPSAHSPRAGSVSPGSPPYPQPRKLSYEIPAEEEGDKYPLPGHLSSAGPLASAVESPESVSWREGPSGHSTLPRSPRDAQGSASSELSGPSTPLHTSSPVQGKESSTRRQDTRSPTLAPTQRLSPGKALPRVSQGGTEKAPELPARSGPEPQSPSPFSPASPPSSPNDWPQERSPGSHSDGASPRGSVPTTLPGLRHAPWQGPRGPPDSPDGSPLTPVPTQMPWLVASPEPPQSSPTPAFPLAVSYDTNGPTQPPLPEKRHLPGSGQQPGPWGLEQASPPTRGTSHHVTFAPLLLDNTTQLPEPPTQENQSNVKFVQDTSKFWYKPHLSRDQAIALLKDKDPGAFLIRDSHSFQGAYGLALKVATPPPSAQAWKGDPLEQLVRHFLIETGPKGVKIKGCPSEPYFGSLSALVSQHSISPISLPCCLRIPSKDPLEETPEAPVPTNMSTAADLLRQGAGRDLSFFSLSMACSVLYLTSVETESLTGPQAVARASSAALSCSPRPTPAVVHFKVSAQGITLTDNQRKLFFRRHYPVSSITFSSTDPQDRRWTNPDGTTSKIFGFVAKKPGSPWENVCHLFAELDPDQPAGAIVTFITKVLLGQRK, encoded by the exons ATGCGAAAATTTTGCGAGGACAAGGTGGCCACAGAACTGCAGCCTTCCCAGCGCCG ATACATCAGCTATTTCAGTGGGCTGCTGTCTGGCTCCATCAGAATGAACAGCAGCCCTCTTTTCCTGCACTATGTGCTTGTGCCCATGCTGCCAGCCTTTGAACCCAGCACAG GCTTCCAGCCCTTCCTCAAAATATACCAGTCCATGCAGCTCGTGTACACATCTGGAGTCTA tcacATCGCAGGTCCTGGTCCCCAGCAGCTTTGCATTAGCTTGGAGCCAGCCCTTCTTCTCAAAGGCGACGTCATG gtaACCTGCTATCACAAGGGTGGCCGCGGGACAGACCGAACCCTTGTGTTCCGAGTCCAGTTCCACACATGCACCATCCATGGACCACGGCTTTCCTTCCCCAAGGACCAGCTGGATGAGGCCTGGGCTG ATGAGAAGTTCCCCTTCCAGGCCTCGGTGGAGTTTGTCTTCTCCTCAAGCCCAGAGAAGATGAAAG GCAACGTCCCCCGGAATGACCCCTCAGTCTCTGTGGACTACAACACTGCAGACCCTGCCGTCCGCTGGGACTCGTATGAGAATTTCAATCAGCACCACGAGGACAGTGCGGACG GCTCGCTGGCCCACACGCGGGGTCCCCTGGACGGCAGTCCTTATGCTCAGGTGCAGCGTGCCCCCCGCCAGACCCCGCCGGCACCCTCTCCagagccacccccaccccctatGCTCTCTGTCAGCAGCGACTCCGGCCATTCCTCCACGCTGACCACAGAGCCAACTGCCGAGTCCCCTGGCCGGCCGCCCCCGTCAGCTGCAGAGCGCCAAGAGCTCGATCGCCTCCTGGGAGGCTGTGGAGTGACCAGTGGGGGCCGGGGGGCAGGGCGTGAGACGGCCATCCTAGATGATGAGGAGCAGCCCCCCATGGGCGGAGGCCCCCTCCTTGGGATCTATTCAGGCCACAGGCCTGGCCTCAGCCGCCACTGCTCCTGCCGCCAGGGCTACCGGGAACCCTGTGGGATCCCCAATGGGGGCTACTACCGGGCCGAGGGAACCCTGGAGAGGCGGCGGCTGCCCTATGGGGGTTATGAGGGACCCCCGCAGGGCTATGCTGAGGCCTCTGTGGAAAAGAGGCGCCTCTGTCGATCACTGTCCGAGGGGCCATACCCCTACCCACCTGAGCTGGGGAAACCCGCCAATGGGGACTTCGGCTACCGCTCTCCGGGCTACCGGGAGGTGGTGATCTTGGAGGACCCTGGAGTGCCTGCCTTATGCTCATGCCCAGCATGTGAGGAAAAGCTGGCGCTGCCCACTGCAGCCCTGTATGGACTTCGGCTAGAGAGGGAGGCTGGAGAGGGGTGGGCTGGTGAAGCTGGCAAACCTCTCCTGCACCCAGTGCGGCCTGGGCACCCGTTGCCTCTGTTGGTGCCTTCCTGTGGGCACCACCATGCCCCGATGCCTGACTACAGCTGCCTGAAGCCACATAAGGCAGGCGAGGAAGGGCATGAGGGCTGCTCCTATGCCATTTGTCCAGAAGGCAGGTATGGGCATCCAGGGTACCCTGCCCTGGTGACCTATGGCTATGGAGGAGCAGTTCCCAGTTACTGCCCAGCATATGGCCGGGTGCCTCACAGCTGTGGATCTCCAGGCGAGGGCAGAGGGTATCCCAGCCCTAGTGCCCACTCACCACGGGCTGGCTCCGTTTCCCCTGGCAGCCCACCCTACCCACAACCCAGGAAGCTGAGCTATGAGATCCCTGCAGAAGAGGAAGGGGATAAGTACCCACTGCCCGGGCACCTGTCCTCAGCAGGACCCTTGGCATCTGCAG TGGAGTCACCTGAGTCAGTGTCCTGGAGGGAGGGCCCCAGTGGGCACAGCACACTGCCTCGGTCTCCCCGAGATGCCCAGGGCAGTGCCTCTTCAGAGCTGTCTGGTCCCTCTACACCCCTGCACACCAGCAGCCCAGTCCAGGGCAAGGAAAG CAGCACCCGAAGACAGGACACCAGGTCCCCCACCTTGGCACCCACTCAGAGACTGAGTCCTGGCAAGGCCTTGCCCCGTGTTTCCCAAGGAGGCACTGAAAAGGCACCTGAGCTGCCAGCTAGAAGTGGGCCTGAGCCTCAGAGTCCTAGCCccttctccccagcctcccctcccagcTCACCCAATGACTGGCCTCAGGAAAGAAGCCCAGGGAGCCACTCAGACGGTGCCAGTCCTCGGGGCTCTGTGCCCACTACACTGCCTGGTCTCCGTCATGCCCCCTGGCAGGGCCCTCGAGGCCCCCCAGATAGCCCAGATGGGTCTCCCCTCACCCCTGTGCCTACTCAGATGCCCTGGCTTGTGGCCAGCCCAGAGCCACCTCAGAGTTCACCCACACCTGCCTTCCCCCTCGCTGTATCCTATGACACCAATGGTCCCACTCAGCCTCCACTTCCTGAGAAACGCCACCTGCCAGGGTCCGGGCAACAGCCAGGACCCTGGGGTCTAGAGCAGGCATCACCACCAACCAGAGGTACCAGTCACCATGTCACCTTCGCACCTCTGCTCCTGGATAATACAACCCAACTGCCAG AGCCCCCTACACAAGAGAACCAAAGCAATGTCAAGTTTGTCCAGGATACATCTAAGTTCTGGTATAAGCCACACCTGTCCCGTGACCAAG CCATTGCCCTGCTGAAGGACAAGGACCCTGGGGCCTTTCTGATCAGGGACAGTCATTCATTCCAAGGAGCCTATGGGTTAGCCCTCAAGGTGGCTACACCTCCACCTAGTGCCCAGGCCTGGAAAG GGGACCCCTTGGAACAGCTAGTCCGCCATTTCCTCATTGAGACTGGGCCCAAAGGGGTGAAGATCAAAGGTTGTCCCAGTGAACCCTACTTTG GCAGCCTGTCCGCCCTGGTCTCCCAACACTCCATCTCCCCCATTTCCCTGCCCTGCTGCCTGCGCATTCCCAGCAAAG ATCCTCTGGAAGAGACTCCTGAGGCTCCAGTGCCCACCAACATGAGCACAGCAGCAGACCTGCTGCGCCAGGGTGCTGGTAGAgacctctctttcttctccctctctatgG CATGCAGTGTACTGTACCTGACGTCAGTGGAGACAGAGTCACTGACTGGCCCTCAAGCTGTGGCCAGAGCCAGCTCTGCAGCTTTGAGCTGCAGCCCCCGCCCAACACCAGCTGTTGTCCACTTCAAGGTCTCAGCTCAGGGCATTACACTGACCGACAACCAAAGGAA GCTTTTCTTTCGCCGCCATTACCCAGTGAGCAGCATCACCTTCTCCAGCACTGACCCTCAGGACCGAAG ATGGACCAATCCAGATGGGACCACCTCCAA GATCTTTGGTTTTGTGGCCAAGAAGCCGGGTAGCCCCTGGGAAAATGTGTGTCACCTTTTTGCGGAGCTTGACCCAGATCAGCCTGCAGGTGCCATTGTCACCTTTATCACCAAAGTTCTACTAGGccagagaaaatga